In the Brevundimonas sp. MF30-B genome, GCCTTCGCCGTCGGGCGTGGTGGCGACCGGCAGCTGGCGGACCCACAGGTAATAGGCGCGCGAGGTATCGATGGCGGTGTCGCCGACCCACTGGACGCGCACGACCTGGCGGCCGTTGGCGGGCACCAGGCCCTGGGGCGGGAAGATCAGGAAGCTGTCGTCGGCGGGCGTTTCGGTCAGCCCGCCGTTCTCGTCCATCGTGATCTCGGTGATCATGGTTTCGAACGGCATGGCAGACGAGCCGATGTTGCCGACCTCGATCCGAGCGGCCGATCCGGCGCCGCTGGTGGTCAGCTCGGACACCATGGGGGAGACACGCATGGCCTCGGCCGAACTGACGGCCAGGAAACCCCCGACCACCACGGCCGTCACCGCACCCAGGCGGCGCGCGCTTTGAACCAATCCGCGAAACATCTCGATACTCCCCGACGGCCCCCCGGCCAGCTGGCCAAAGAAGCCCACAAACTGTGGTTATGCAACCAAGCAATTCTCGTGCCGAACGCGTTGCCTGCGCCCATAAAAAACGAGGGGGCGCATCGCGCCCCCTCGCCCTTCGCAAGGATGCGCGCCTCAGTTGGCGGCGATCGTCACGGTGAAGCTGCCGTCATACGAGCCGGCGAGCAGCGCGTTCGGCGCTTGCGGGATGACAACGCGCAGGCTCATGTCCGACTTCCAAGCTCCGTGAGAAGCAGAACCGGCATCGGCGTTCAAGCCAACGTTCAGCGTTTGCGTCTGACCGATACCCATGCCCGTGCCATTGGCGGCAGTGTATTGGGCAGCGATCTCGTAAGGCAGGTTAGCCTGGAACACGCTGGTGTCGTAGTTGGAGCCGGTGCTGTTGACCAGACCACGAACATCATCCTTTTGAATGGTGATCGTATTGGCGGTGTTGCAGCCGGCCAGGTTGGTGTCGAAGGTCATCGCGGCGGGAGCAACCATGGTGAATGCCGCCGCAGCACCAGTGTTGTCAGAAGCGTAGACGCCGATCTGGCCAAAATCGAAATTGAGGCTGTTGCTGGTGCCGGTGTAGAAGGCGCAGTCAGGCGTCACGGTGCCGCTCAGCGAGAACGTTGCTTCCAAGCTATCGTCGGCGGTGCCGACGTTGCCGACCGACAGCGCAACCCCGTGCCACGCGGCGTTATTGGCGTCCGGATTGTTTGCGGTGGCCAGATTAGAAGCGTTGCTGATGGCTCCGAAGCCGAGAACGCCGCCATACGGGATGTTCACAGTCGGATTGATCAGGGTAGGCGCTGTGATGGAAACGTTGCCAAGCGCCCCAAAGCCGAGGGTGATGTTGTTCACGCGCGCCTGTTGGCCTTGCTGAACAGTCCGAAGAGATTGAGCCGAGACGGCGGTGGCCGACAGGGCGACGACGGCGACGCCGGCGAGAAGCGAAGCGATTTTCATTGGAAGTCTCCAAGCGAGGTTTGACGAAAAATCGTGCCGACCGAGATGGAGAAGTCCCCCCGATCTAACGCTGGTTTTAACGATCCATTAAGAACCGGGTCAACAGTAAAAAACGACGATTTTGCGTTTTCTACCGTCAGGTGAATAATAACTATTGAACACAAATACCCAAAAAGCCCAACGATTCTGTCATTGCTGAGCTTTGGGCCAGTATTAATGATGTAGAGTTTGAGTTTAGTCGCCGCCTACATGCGCGGCGTGACCGTCAGGGTCACCGTCTCGGTGTAGCGGCCGGCCAGAAGTCCCGCGCCCTCGGGTCGTCGGGTCTGGAATTCGATCATGCCGCCGCCGGCGCTGATGCCGTCGCCGCTGCTCAGCGTGCGGCGGGCCAGAAGCTCGCGCGAGGTGAAGCGCTCCTCGACCGTCGCCGGCGCCGGGCGCACCGTCGGCACCACCAGACGCAGGTCGTATTCCAGCAGGCCCGCGAACGGCCCCTCGCCGCCCGGCTTGGTCACATGGGCCAGGCCGCCGCGCGCCGAGCGCACGTCGATGTCGAAGGGCACGTTGCAGTCCAGACCGAACGCCGCCTGGGCGCCTTCGCCCCCGCGCAGCTCGCCCAGATCGATGTCGCCGCCGCCCGACAGCATGCAGCGCGAGGCGATCCGGCCGGTCACGCCCACATCGAGGCTGCGACCCAGGGCGACGCTCTTGTCGGGCCCATGCGCAAAGGCCGGAGCGGCGCATGCTGAAGCGGTCAGGCCCGCAGCCAGCGCGACAGCGCGCAAGCGGTTCACCCGCGAAAAGTGCTTTTTCCCCACGCCCATCGTCTTGGTCCCCACGCCGCCGAAGCGGCCGCCCGCCGATGTGGCGAGCCCTCCCCTCGTGAGTTCCAAGAACCGTGCCATCTCATTGTGACACACCCTTCAGGGCGCACCGGATGGTCGTGGTTAAGGAACCCTTAACGGCGGTCGTCATACTCCTGCCCCGCGGCCGACGCAACCTCGTTCTGTGATCGCCACAATCTCAACCCACGGAAGAATATGGTTAAGCTGTCGGCCGGGCGCGTCTGGCCGGGGCCTGCGGGACGGGTCATAAGGGGCCATGACCGACACCCGCACGACCGCTATCGAGACCGCCGCCCATGAGCCTGGCGGCATGACCTACGCCGGCTATCTGGCGCTGGATCAGCTGCTGGCGGCCCAGCATCCGTGTTCGGATCAGCATGACGAAATGCTGTTCGTCATCATCCACCAGACCAAGGAGCTGTGGCTCAAGCAGATCCTGCACGAGGTCGCCCTGGCCCAGGCCCTGGTGCGGGCGGGCGATCTGGTGCCAGCCTACAAGTCGCTGGCGCGGGTCAGCCGCATCCAGGCGGTCATGACCCAGAGCTGGGACATCCTGGCCACCATGACACCGGCCGACTATCTGCGCTTTCGCGGCGAGCTGGGGGCCTCCTCGGGCTTTCAGAGCGATCAGTTCCGCCGGCTGGAGGCCATGCTGGGGCTGAAGGATGAGCGCTTCCTGCGCTTCCACGTCGAACGGCCCGAAGCCCATGCGGCGCTGAAGGCCGCCATCGCCGCGCCCAGCCTGTACGACGACGCCCTGCACCAGCTGGCGCGCGCGGGCCTTGCGGTGCCGGCGACTGTGCTGAATCGGGACGTCTCGCAGCCCTATCAGGCCGACCCCGGCGTCGAGGGGGCCTGGCTTGAGGTCTATCGCGACACCGAGCGCTGGTGGCCGCTGTATCAGCTGGCCGAAAAGCTGGTCGATCTGGACGACGCCCTGCTGACCTGGCGGCACAAGCACGTCGTGACGGTCGAGCGGATCATCGGCCGCCGGCGCGGCACCGGCGGCACCGACGGGGTCGGCTATCTGGTCGAGACGCTAAACCGGCGCTGCTTTCCCGAGCTGTGGTCGCTGCGCACGGCGCTGTAGGCCCGAAACCAAAGCTCGGCGAAAGGGTTATGGGCTCCGACCCCACTCAAGGAGCCGGTCATGAGCAACCCCAACGACCCCGACATCAAGGTTCTGAACGGCCTGATCGAAACGACGCTGGACAGCGTCGACGGCTATCGCGAAGCCGCCAAGGAAACCGACAACTCCGCCTATCGCGCCCTGTTCGAACGCCGCGCCGAGGAGCGCGCGGGCGTCGCCTCAGACCTGCAGGCCTGCGTCCGCAGCCTGGGCGGCGACCCCGAGGACGACGGCTCGATCCTGGCCAAGGCGCATCGCGCGTTTCTGGACATCAAACACGCCCTGCTGCGCAACGAGCAGTCGGTCGTGGACTCCGTCGAAGCCGGCGAAGACCATATCAAGGCCAAGTACGAACGCGCGCTGGAAGACACCAAGCTGTCGGCCACCACGCGCGAGACGGTGCGCCGCGCCTATGCCGTGGTGAAGACCGGCCACGACCAGATGCGCGACCTCAAGCACAGCCTGGAAAGCCGCAGCGACGCCGACAGCCCGGTCTATCCGACCTGACCGCGCTTCAACCCTGAACGACAAAGGCCCCGGTCCTGCGACCGGGGCCTTTTTTGATCTGGGCGTGCGCCGAGCCGATCAGGACTCGGTGTCGGCCGCCTCGGCCTTGCCGGTTTCCGGCACCGCGACCTTGGGGGTGCGCACGGTCTGGCGCTCGGCGATCCGGGCCGACTTGCCGCGACGATCGCGCAGGTAATAGAGCTTGGCGCGCCGCACGACGCCGCGACGCTTGACCTCGATGGACTCGACGTTCGGCGACAGGATGGGGAAGCGACGCTCCACGCCCTCGCCGAAGGAAATCTTGCGGACCGTGAAGGTCTCGTTCACGCCGCCGCCGTCACGGGCGATGCAGACGCCTTCGAACGCCTGGATGCGTTCGCGCTCGCCTTCCTTGATGCGCACGTTGACGCGCAGGGTGTCGCCGGGCTGGAAGTCGGGAATCTTGCGGTCACCCAGGACGCGGGCTTTTTCTTCGGCAGCGAGCTGCTGGACGATGTTCATGTCATTCTCCTCGGGCTTTTTCGCCCTTTAGCTGTGAGTTGGCGAGATGCGCCGCCCAGAGGTCCGGACGCCGTTCCCGCGTGGTCGTCTCCCGCTGCGCCTGCCGCCACTGAGCGATCCGCCTGTGATCGCCCGACAGAAGCACCTCGGGTATGTCGAGCCCCTCGAACGTCCGCGGTCGCGTGTACTGCGGATGCTCCAAAAGCCCGTCCTCGAAGCTTTCGGACGACAGGCTGTCGCCTGAGCCGAGCACGCCGGGGATCAGTCTTACGCACGCCTCGATCGCGACCATCGCCGCCGCCTCGCCGCCGGCGAGAACCGCGTTTCCGACCGAAACCTCCTCGAACCCGCGCGCGTCGAGCACACGCTGATCCACCCCCTCGAACCGACCGCAGAGAACGGTGACGCCGTCCGCCTTGGCCCATTCCTTGACGCGCGCCTGGGTCAGGGGCCGACCCCGGGCGCTCATGTACAAAAGCGGCCGCCCGGCCCCGGATACGCTGTCGAGCGCCCTGGCCACCACGTCCGCCTTCAGAACCGCTCCCGGTCCGCCGCCCGCAGGGGTGTCGTCCAGGAAGCCGCGCGTATCTGTGGAAAAGGCGCGAATGTCAACCGTATCCAGGCTCCACAGGCCCCGCTCGCGCCACGCCGTGCCGATCAGCGAGACGCCGAGCGGCCCCGGAAAGGCCTCGGGAAACATGGTCAGGACGGTGGCGGTGAAGGGCATGGCGCGGGCTTCATAGAGACAAAGCGCGCGCGGTGCGACTCAACCGTTCAGGACGGAGGCGCAGCGCTGGATCAGGGCGTCCAGGTCGGCGTCATCCTGATACAGGCCAAAGCCGAAGCGGATGACGTCGTCGCGCACGTCGGTGACGACGCCCGCCTCCAGCAAAGCCGCGCGCCAGGCGGCGGCGTCCGGGTGACGCAGGGCCAGGAAGCGTGCGCGCGGCGCCTGCGCCTGCACCGGGTTCAGCACCTCGGCCTCGACCAGACGGCCCGCGCGGCCCTCAGTCACAGCCGCCTGGAAACGCTCGGCCAGGCTGCGGGCGTGGGCGGCGACGGCCGCGGTGTCCAGGCCGGCCTCGTCCAGGGTGCGACGTACGGCGTTGAAGCGGTATAGGGCCGTGAAGTCGAACGTAGCGCCCCAGAAGCGGCCCCCGTCGGTGCGGTAGCCGACGCCGCCGGGCGGCCCGGCCAGATCGCCGAACTCTGCGAACCAGCCTGTGACGACCGGCCGGGGGCAATAGCCGGCCGGGGCGTGCAGGAAGCAGACGCCCTCCCCGGACATGGCGTATTTGTAGCCGCCGCTCAGGTAGAAGACGCGGTCCTGGACCGCCGACAGGTCAGTCGGCAGGGCCATGAAGCCATGATAGCCGTCCACCACCACCCACGGCCCGCCGGGGCGAGCCAGCTCGGCCAGATCCGCGATGCGGTCGAACACGCCGCCGGTGCGGAAGAAGACCTGACTGACCAGGATCAGGTCGTGCGCGCCGGCCCGCGCCGCTTGGACGAAACGCTCGGCGAAGGTGTCGAACGGGTCCAGCGCCACGCGCTCGACGACCACCGCGCCGGCCTCTTCCCAGCGGGCGGCCTGGCGGCGGAAGGAATGGAATTCGCCGTCGGTGGCCAGAATGCGCACGGGACGGCGTTCGATCCCCGACACCAGCCGGACCAGCAGGTCGTGAGTGCTGGAGGCGAACACCACGGTGTTCGGGTCCGACAGGCCCAGCTCGGCCGCGACATGGGCCTGGGCCTGCGGCACGACCTCGCCGAAGATCTGGTCCCACTTGCGGTCGGCGTGCCGGTTGGCCTCGTCCCAGGCCGCCTGGTGAGCTTCGAAGCTGGCGTCGGGCCACAGGTGGTGGCTGTGCGCGGCGAAGTGCAGGCGGTCGGGAGCGAGCGACAGGGAGCGGGAGAACAGGGGTTTGAAACTCATGGTCGTCCTTGCGGCCGCCGGAACCGTCAACTGCGATAGTCGCCGTTGATCTCGATGTAGCGCTTGGTCAGATCGCAGGTCCACACCGTGGCCGAGGCGCGGCCAGAGCCGACGTCCACCGTGATGTCGATCTCCGGGCGCTTCATATAGGCGCTCATCTTGGCCTCGTCGTAGGTCGGCGAGGGCGCGCCGTCGACCGCCGCGACATGGGGGCCGAAGCGGATAGCCAGGCGGTCGCGGTCGACCGGCTCCTCGGTCTTGCCCACCGCCATGACGATGCGGCCCCAGTTGGCGTCCTCGCCGGCGATGGCGGTCTTGACCAGAGGGCTGTCGGCGATCGACTTGGCCAGCTTGCGCGCCGACGCGGGGCTGGCGGCGCCGTCCACCGTCACCTTGACGAACTTGGTCGCCCCCTCGCCGTCGCGCACCAGCTGGTGCGCCAGGTCCAGCATGACCTTGTCCAGGGCGGCCGAGAAGCTCTTGAGCCGGCGGTCGCCGACCCGGCCAATGCGCGGCGCGCCCGAGGCGCCGGTGGCGAAGATCAGGGCCGTATCGTTGGTCGAAGTGTCGCCGTCCACCGTCACCGAATTAAAGGTGGTGCGCACATGCACGTTCAGCAGCGCCCTCAGCACCGGGGGCGCAATGGCGGCGTCGGTGACGATGAAGGCCAGCATGGTGGCCATGTCGGGCGCGATCATGCCCGACCCCTTGGCGATGCCGGCGACCTTCACCTTGACGCCGTCGATCTCGGCCTCGGCCGCCGAGCCCTTGGGGAAGGTGTCGGTGGTCATGATGGCCTGGCCCGCCTCGGCCCAGCGATCCGCATGAAGGGCGGCCTCGACGTCGGGCAGGCGCGCCACGATCTTCTTCTCGTCCAGCACCACGCCGATGACACCGGTCGAGGCCAGCATGACGTCGCGCTGGCGGCAGCCGAAGCGCTTGGCCACTTCCGACGCGGTGCGCCGAGCCGCGTCGGCGCCGGCCTTTCCGGTGAAGGCGTTGGCGCAACCCGCGTTGACGACCAGGGCGCGCACGTCCTCGCCGCCGCGATCCGCCTCCAGATGCCGCCGGCACCAGTCCACGGGGGCCGAACCCACCTTGTGCCGGGTGAAGACGCCGGCGCAGGTCGTGCCGGGCGCGAAGCGGAAGACCGTCAGATCCTGTCGCTCGTGCTTGTAGAACCCGGCCCGCGCTGTGGCGATCTCGACCCCGACGATCGGGGCGATCGCGGGGAAGGGCACGGCCAGAGGCGACACGTCCAGGCCCGGCTTGCCCGGCGCGGCCGGCGCAGCGGTGGCGACGGTTCCCCCAGTCGCCCGCTTCAGCGCCGTGGCGAACGGATCCAGCGCCTTTTCGAGCGCATGTTCGAGCTTGTGCCCCGTCGAGGCCTTCGAAGGCTTCTGTGGCCGGCTTGGAGGCGTGGGCTTGCGGCTCAAGACGCGACGACCCCCTTGGAAGGTGACTTGGACGGCGTTTGCGGCGCCGGCAGGATTTCGACCTCGGCCTTGCCGCGCAGATCCTCAAGCAAGCGACGCACACCCTCATAGGTCAGATAACGCACGATTTGGGGGCGCGCCTGCTCCAGCGTCGGCGGCGTGGCGGGGCGTCGGTCCTCGACCTTGACCACGGCCCAGCCGCCCTCGGTCTCGAAAGGGCCCACCAGGGCGCCCGACGGCTGGTCGCGCAGCGCGTCGGCGTATGCCTGCGGCAGGACGTCCAGAGTGGAATAGCCCAGGTCGCCGCCGGAAAAGCGCGTCGCCTCGTCAACTGAGCGTTCGCCGGCCACCGCCTCGAAGGCGGCGCCTTGGGCCAGCACGCCGACCACGGCCTCTGCTTCCGGCCGGGTGCGCAACAGGATCAGGCGAAGGCGCAGCTCTTCGGCGTTCTGCGCCAGCCTGAGCTGCTCCTGATACAGCCGCTCAACCGCCTGGTCGGAGATCGAGCCGTTGACCACGCTCTCGACCAGCATGTCGCCGAGAATGCGCTGACGCGTCGCTTCCAGCCGGCGCTGGGCCAGGGCGGACTGGTCCAGACCCCGCCGTTCGGCCTCGCGGGCCAGCAGGCGCTGATCGACCACTTCGTCAAGCACGCGGCGGAACAGGTCGGAGGTGGCGTCCAGCGGTTCGCCGTCGCCGACCAGACCTTGGGCCACCGCCTCGCGTCGCA is a window encoding:
- a CDS encoding tryptophan 2,3-dioxygenase — encoded protein: MTDTRTTAIETAAHEPGGMTYAGYLALDQLLAAQHPCSDQHDEMLFVIIHQTKELWLKQILHEVALAQALVRAGDLVPAYKSLARVSRIQAVMTQSWDILATMTPADYLRFRGELGASSGFQSDQFRRLEAMLGLKDERFLRFHVERPEAHAALKAAIAAPSLYDDALHQLARAGLAVPATVLNRDVSQPYQADPGVEGAWLEVYRDTERWWPLYQLAEKLVDLDDALLTWRHKHVVTVERIIGRRRGTGGTDGVGYLVETLNRRCFPELWSLRTAL
- a CDS encoding PA2169 family four-helix-bundle protein encodes the protein MSNPNDPDIKVLNGLIETTLDSVDGYREAAKETDNSAYRALFERRAEERAGVASDLQACVRSLGGDPEDDGSILAKAHRAFLDIKHALLRNEQSVVDSVEAGEDHIKAKYERALEDTKLSATTRETVRRAYAVVKTGHDQMRDLKHSLESRSDADSPVYPT
- the rplS gene encoding 50S ribosomal protein L19, encoding MNIVQQLAAEEKARVLGDRKIPDFQPGDTLRVNVRIKEGERERIQAFEGVCIARDGGGVNETFTVRKISFGEGVERRFPILSPNVESIEVKRRGVVRRAKLYYLRDRRGKSARIAERQTVRTPKVAVPETGKAEAADTES
- the trmD gene encoding tRNA (guanosine(37)-N1)-methyltransferase TrmD; amino-acid sequence: MPFTATVLTMFPEAFPGPLGVSLIGTAWRERGLWSLDTVDIRAFSTDTRGFLDDTPAGGGPGAVLKADVVARALDSVSGAGRPLLYMSARGRPLTQARVKEWAKADGVTVLCGRFEGVDQRVLDARGFEEVSVGNAVLAGGEAAAMVAIEACVRLIPGVLGSGDSLSSESFEDGLLEHPQYTRPRTFEGLDIPEVLLSGDHRRIAQWRQAQRETTTRERRPDLWAAHLANSQLKGEKARGE
- a CDS encoding aminotransferase class V-fold PLP-dependent enzyme, with the protein product MSFKPLFSRSLSLAPDRLHFAAHSHHLWPDASFEAHQAAWDEANRHADRKWDQIFGEVVPQAQAHVAAELGLSDPNTVVFASSTHDLLVRLVSGIERRPVRILATDGEFHSFRRQAARWEEAGAVVVERVALDPFDTFAERFVQAARAGAHDLILVSQVFFRTGGVFDRIADLAELARPGGPWVVVDGYHGFMALPTDLSAVQDRVFYLSGGYKYAMSGEGVCFLHAPAGYCPRPVVTGWFAEFGDLAGPPGGVGYRTDGGRFWGATFDFTALYRFNAVRRTLDEAGLDTAAVAAHARSLAERFQAAVTEGRAGRLVEAEVLNPVQAQAPRARFLALRHPDAAAWRAALLEAGVVTDVRDDVIRFGFGLYQDDADLDALIQRCASVLNG
- the argJ gene encoding bifunctional glutamate N-acetyltransferase/amino-acid acetyltransferase ArgJ produces the protein MSRKPTPPSRPQKPSKASTGHKLEHALEKALDPFATALKRATGGTVATAAPAAPGKPGLDVSPLAVPFPAIAPIVGVEIATARAGFYKHERQDLTVFRFAPGTTCAGVFTRHKVGSAPVDWCRRHLEADRGGEDVRALVVNAGCANAFTGKAGADAARRTASEVAKRFGCRQRDVMLASTGVIGVVLDEKKIVARLPDVEAALHADRWAEAGQAIMTTDTFPKGSAAEAEIDGVKVKVAGIAKGSGMIAPDMATMLAFIVTDAAIAPPVLRALLNVHVRTTFNSVTVDGDTSTNDTALIFATGASGAPRIGRVGDRRLKSFSAALDKVMLDLAHQLVRDGEGATKFVKVTVDGAASPASARKLAKSIADSPLVKTAIAGEDANWGRIVMAVGKTEEPVDRDRLAIRFGPHVAAVDGAPSPTYDEAKMSAYMKRPEIDITVDVGSGRASATVWTCDLTKRYIEINGDYRS
- a CDS encoding peptidylprolyl isomerase, which produces MRLVSRPITIVALALGLLTLAACGRGGEGRPPEAGDQAVATVEGQTIWASDVRREAVAQGLVGDGEPLDATSDLFRRVLDEVVDQRLLAREAERRGLDQSALAQRRLEATRQRILGDMLVESVVNGSISDQAVERLYQEQLRLAQNAEELRLRLILLRTRPEAEAVVGVLAQGAAFEAVAGERSVDEATRFSGGDLGYSTLDVLPQAYADALRDQPSGALVGPFETEGGWAVVKVEDRRPATPPTLEQARPQIVRYLTYEGVRRLLEDLRGKAEVEILPAPQTPSKSPSKGVVAS